A window of Kiritimatiellaceae bacterium contains these coding sequences:
- a CDS encoding cation acetate symporter: MNYTASPIAVAIFLMFVGFVLGLSFYYARKAKSASGYFAAGGTIHWFVNGVAFAGDYLSAASFLGICGMIATMGYDGFLYSIGYLAGWIVALFVVAEPMKRLGKYTFTDALDSKFNSKGIQLMAAISTLAVSVFYLIPQMVGAGALVTPLLGLPQWVGVIMVGAIVITIVATAGMTSTTYVQFLKGGLLIIFSTVLVIAVLNKGLSTEPGSKTFFPKQLNAATIMTTGADGYSFVAKTDDKKSGKSFAKLAKDGIESWWLIKGASLEEVQSQTVTPSGTLYNGAPKEANLFKSVGHVTKLLDENGSEIDKTGKIGPFKYLAALSRAEVVRYPKGAQVKLTDGDAHVTLFCPVVTKGADLLVPGQKFKTKTPVEKMNFISLMLALFLGTAALPHILIRYYTVPSQRDARKSTIVAIGGIGFFYVLTLFMGLGAMTLGVIDMTDDNMSAPLLASSFSLVLFSIISAIAFATVLGTVSGLIVAASGAVAHDLMDKFMNVKMTDHQKVKAGKIAAIVVGIIAIGLGISFQGMNVTFLVGWAFAVAASANLPAIIMLLFWKKTTSKGIAWSIGVGMISALAIILTSPDMYVQYKLNPATALHSLNQPGIISIPLSFITLVVVSLLTQKKNKN; encoded by the coding sequence ATGAATTACACAGCCAGCCCCATTGCCGTGGCAATTTTCCTGATGTTCGTCGGTTTTGTGCTCGGACTCTCCTTCTATTATGCGCGCAAAGCCAAATCGGCCTCCGGCTACTTCGCCGCAGGCGGAACCATTCACTGGTTTGTTAACGGGGTCGCTTTCGCCGGCGACTATCTCTCCGCCGCTTCCTTCCTCGGAATTTGCGGCATGATTGCCACCATGGGCTATGACGGATTCCTCTATTCCATCGGCTACCTCGCCGGCTGGATTGTAGCGCTGTTTGTAGTCGCTGAACCGATGAAACGCCTCGGCAAATATACCTTTACCGACGCGCTGGACTCCAAATTCAACTCGAAGGGAATTCAGCTGATGGCGGCCATCAGCACACTGGCCGTTTCGGTATTCTATCTCATTCCGCAGATGGTTGGTGCCGGAGCACTGGTTACACCGTTACTCGGTCTTCCGCAGTGGGTTGGCGTGATTATGGTCGGCGCGATTGTGATCACCATCGTGGCCACCGCAGGCATGACGTCCACCACCTACGTCCAGTTCCTTAAGGGCGGACTGCTGATTATCTTCTCCACCGTGCTTGTCATTGCGGTGCTCAATAAAGGTCTTTCAACCGAGCCGGGCAGCAAAACCTTCTTCCCGAAGCAACTCAATGCCGCAACGATAATGACGACAGGTGCTGACGGATATTCCTTTGTCGCAAAAACGGACGACAAAAAATCAGGCAAGAGTTTTGCAAAACTGGCAAAAGACGGCATCGAAAGCTGGTGGCTGATCAAAGGAGCCTCACTGGAAGAGGTTCAGTCCCAAACCGTGACACCGTCCGGAACGCTCTATAACGGTGCACCCAAAGAAGCGAATCTGTTCAAGTCGGTTGGGCATGTAACCAAGTTGCTTGACGAAAACGGCAGCGAGATCGACAAAACCGGCAAGATCGGCCCGTTTAAATATCTGGCCGCTCTCTCCCGGGCCGAGGTGGTGCGCTATCCGAAAGGCGCACAAGTCAAGCTGACAGACGGCGACGCACACGTGACACTTTTCTGCCCAGTGGTCACCAAGGGTGCCGACCTGCTGGTTCCCGGTCAGAAATTCAAGACCAAGACCCCGGTTGAAAAGATGAACTTCATCTCGCTGATGCTGGCACTCTTTCTGGGTACCGCCGCTCTGCCGCATATTCTGATCCGTTACTACACCGTTCCGTCACAGCGCGATGCCCGCAAATCGACCATCGTGGCCATTGGCGGAATCGGATTCTTCTACGTCCTGACGCTGTTTATGGGTCTCGGGGCCATGACGCTCGGCGTAATTGATATGACGGATGACAATATGTCCGCCCCGCTGCTGGCCAGCTCATTCAGTCTGGTGCTCTTCTCCATCATCTCCGCGATCGCCTTTGCGACGGTTCTCGGAACTGTTTCCGGCCTGATTGTCGCGGCTTCCGGTGCGGTGGCGCACGATCTGATGGATAAGTTTATGAACGTCAAAATGACGGATCATCAGAAAGTGAAAGCCGGAAAAATCGCCGCGATTGTGGTTGGCATCATTGCAATCGGCCTCGGAATTTCCTTCCAGGGTATGAACGTGACCTTCCTGGTCGGCTGGGCCTTCGCGGTGGCCGCCTCAGCTAATCTGCCGGCTATCATCATGCTTCTGTTCTGGAAAAAGACGACCTCGAAGGGGATTGCCTGGTCGATTGGTGTCGGCATGATCTCCGCGCTGGCAATTATCCTCACCTCGCCGGACATGTATGTGCAGTACAAGCTCAATCCGGCAACTGCGCTGCACAGCCTCAACCAGCCGGGCATCATCTCAATCCCGCTCAGCTTCATCACGCTGGTGGTTGTATCGTTGTTGACTCAGAAAAAAAATAAGAACTGA
- a CDS encoding outer membrane porin, OprD family, with product MIKKILFILSVITLSCAASDSLLKPINDLGYGTWTARAQTLSMYRDFESPASGPENAYSTTAGLRLGYTSPELAGFSSGFVWDYAEPLNASDDSNNGKTLLSNGRINVLTEAWLKYNLGAIGLTNTFVKAGRQVVNGEVFRADEFRQKPRSLEAALLTTKDIPNTVLTVGHANRLSNWQDDGDKWRFKNIEDTLGTTAYGTHGVSWIEGVYKGITNLEVAVYDAYAYDIANIAGSRVKYTLTDTTAINGYYRHEENVGKGVDHKSDMFGTSIEQKIGGVTLEPGVLSIRGDNLLFQETTTGINHPLGSSMMIYSGIFNGGADNYYLKASTKIGKTSLYALYNYTCQDNLSTTGMKDGQELDLVVKQPITDRLTVALKVGAGYRDSKSGTTGDTVATDARLFVTYDF from the coding sequence ATGATCAAAAAAATACTATTCATCCTCAGCGTCATCACTCTTAGCTGCGCCGCATCGGACAGCCTACTCAAGCCGATCAACGACCTCGGTTACGGAACCTGGACAGCTCGCGCTCAGACTCTCAGCATGTACCGGGATTTTGAGAGCCCCGCCTCCGGCCCGGAGAACGCCTACTCAACAACCGCCGGTCTGCGCCTCGGATACACCTCTCCGGAGCTGGCCGGGTTCAGTTCCGGGTTTGTTTGGGATTATGCGGAACCGCTGAATGCCAGTGACGACAGCAACAACGGTAAAACCCTTCTGAGCAATGGACGCATTAATGTGCTGACTGAAGCCTGGTTGAAATACAACTTGGGCGCAATTGGGCTGACCAACACGTTTGTCAAAGCTGGACGGCAAGTCGTCAACGGCGAGGTATTCCGCGCCGACGAATTCCGCCAGAAACCCCGCTCGCTGGAAGCGGCTCTTCTGACGACGAAAGATATTCCCAACACCGTGCTGACGGTCGGACATGCGAATCGTCTCAGCAACTGGCAGGACGATGGAGACAAATGGCGCTTTAAAAACATCGAAGATACCCTCGGAACGACGGCCTACGGAACACACGGTGTCTCATGGATCGAAGGCGTTTACAAAGGCATCACCAATCTTGAAGTAGCCGTCTATGACGCCTATGCCTACGACATTGCCAACATCGCCGGCAGCCGTGTCAAATACACCCTAACGGACACCACCGCCATCAACGGCTATTACCGCCATGAAGAAAACGTCGGCAAAGGCGTGGATCACAAATCCGACATGTTCGGAACTTCGATTGAGCAGAAGATCGGCGGAGTCACTCTGGAACCCGGCGTTCTCAGTATCCGCGGCGACAACCTGCTCTTTCAGGAAACCACCACTGGCATCAACCACCCGCTGGGTTCATCCATGATGATCTACTCCGGAATCTTTAACGGCGGCGCAGATAACTATTACCTCAAAGCAAGCACGAAGATCGGCAAGACATCGCTTTATGCACTCTACAACTATACCTGCCAAGACAACCTCAGCACCACGGGGATGAAAGACGGGCAGGAGCTCGACCTCGTCGTGAAACAGCCGATCACCGATCGCCTCACCGTCGCACTCAAAGTCGGCGCGGGCTATCGCGACAGCAAGAGCGGCACTACGGGTGATACCGTTGCCACCGACGCTCGGCTTTTCGTCACCTACGACTTCTAA